The following are encoded in a window of Amycolatopsis lexingtonensis genomic DNA:
- a CDS encoding SDR family oxidoreductase: MATFLVTGATGLIGRQFTRLLLSRPDEDRVALLVRASSRAKLAALVDQWPHSDRVTLVTGDLGEPLLGVSETDRDELRGHVDHVVHLAALYDLTADDEASIKANVDGTRAVVDLAADLRAGCLHHVSSVAVAGDHEGIFTEEMFDAGQRLVTPYHRTKFEAEKIVREQTEVPWRVYRPAVVVGHSETGEMDKVDGPYYLFPAINRLAGLPDVLPIVGPDLGDTNIVPVDYVAKALLELVVKPGLDGHAFHLVNPEPQPVVSVYNAFARAAGAPTISVQLGEGISKRIVGLVKLTEHIPGVTIARDAVMERFGIPPVLLETMAFPSVFSSAETRKALAGTVEVPRLEEYAPTLWRYWREHLDPFRARKHGPRGELDGRRVIITGASSGIGRATALKVAAAGGVPLLVARRQHELEEVRDEIVAAGGTASVYPADLTDEDSVRKAVDAMLTEHGRIDMLVNNAGRSIRRSIKLSYDRMHDYERAMAINYFGAVRLILAVLPHMSERKFGHIVNVSSIGVQGIAPRFSAYAASKAALDYFSRIAATETHGDGITFTTIHMPLVRTPMIRPTKIYDAFPTKSPEQAADMVLKALVERPKHIGTPAGQAIGLAYTLTPGLTDAIAYQGFRIFPDSAAAGGSGELKIGRGEKHLSRAAMALARLSRGFHW, encoded by the coding sequence ATGGCGACGTTCTTGGTGACCGGTGCGACCGGACTGATCGGGCGCCAGTTCACCCGGCTGCTGCTCTCCCGTCCCGACGAGGACCGCGTCGCGCTGCTGGTCCGCGCGTCGTCGCGGGCGAAGCTGGCCGCGCTCGTCGACCAGTGGCCGCACTCCGACCGCGTCACGCTGGTGACCGGGGACCTCGGCGAGCCGCTGCTCGGGGTGTCCGAGACCGACCGCGACGAGCTGCGCGGGCACGTCGACCACGTCGTCCACCTCGCCGCCCTCTACGACCTCACCGCCGACGACGAAGCCAGCATCAAGGCCAATGTGGACGGTACGCGGGCCGTCGTCGACCTCGCCGCGGACCTGCGCGCGGGCTGCCTGCACCACGTATCTTCGGTGGCCGTCGCGGGCGACCACGAAGGCATTTTCACCGAGGAGATGTTCGACGCCGGGCAGCGGCTGGTCACGCCGTACCACCGGACGAAGTTCGAGGCCGAGAAGATCGTCCGCGAGCAGACCGAGGTGCCGTGGCGGGTGTACCGGCCCGCGGTCGTCGTCGGGCACTCCGAGACCGGCGAAATGGACAAGGTCGACGGCCCCTACTACCTCTTCCCCGCGATCAACCGGCTCGCCGGGCTGCCGGACGTGCTGCCGATCGTCGGCCCCGACCTCGGCGACACCAACATCGTCCCGGTCGACTACGTCGCCAAGGCGCTGCTCGAACTCGTGGTCAAGCCGGGGCTCGACGGCCACGCCTTCCACCTGGTCAACCCCGAGCCGCAGCCGGTCGTGTCGGTCTACAACGCCTTCGCGCGGGCCGCGGGCGCGCCGACGATCTCGGTGCAGCTGGGCGAAGGGATTTCCAAGCGGATCGTCGGGCTGGTCAAGCTGACCGAGCACATCCCCGGCGTCACCATCGCCCGCGACGCCGTCATGGAGCGGTTCGGCATCCCGCCGGTGCTGCTGGAGACCATGGCGTTCCCGTCGGTGTTCTCCTCGGCCGAGACGCGCAAGGCGCTGGCCGGCACCGTCGAGGTGCCGCGGCTGGAGGAGTACGCGCCGACGCTGTGGCGCTACTGGCGCGAGCACCTCGACCCGTTCCGCGCGCGCAAGCACGGCCCGCGCGGCGAGCTGGACGGCCGTCGCGTGATCATCACCGGCGCGTCCTCGGGCATCGGGCGCGCGACGGCGTTGAAGGTGGCCGCCGCGGGTGGCGTGCCGCTGCTCGTCGCCCGGCGCCAGCACGAACTCGAAGAGGTGCGCGACGAGATCGTCGCCGCCGGCGGCACCGCGTCGGTGTACCCGGCCGACCTGACCGACGAGGACTCGGTGCGCAAGGCCGTCGACGCGATGCTGACCGAGCACGGCCGGATCGACATGCTGGTCAACAACGCAGGCCGGTCGATCCGCCGGTCGATCAAGCTGTCCTACGACCGGATGCACGACTACGAGCGCGCGATGGCGATCAACTACTTCGGCGCGGTGCGGCTGATCCTCGCGGTGCTGCCGCACATGTCGGAGCGGAAGTTCGGGCACATCGTGAACGTGTCGTCGATCGGCGTGCAGGGCATCGCGCCGCGCTTCTCGGCGTACGCGGCGTCGAAGGCGGCGCTGGACTACTTCTCGCGGATCGCGGCGACCGAGACCCACGGCGACGGGATCACGTTCACCACCATCCACATGCCGCTGGTGCGCACGCCGATGATCCGCCCGACGAAGATCTACGACGCGTTCCCGACGAAGTCGCCGGAACAGGCGGCGGACATGGTGCTGAAGGCGCTGGTCGAGCGGCCCAAGCACATCGGCACGCCCGCCGGGCAGGCGATCGGGCTGGCCTACACGCTCACGCCGGGCCTCACCGACGCCATCGCGTACCAGGGTTTCCGCATCTTCCCGGACTCGGCCGCGGCCGGTGGTTCGGGCGAGCTCAAGATCGGCCGTGGCGAGAAACACCTTTCCCGCGCGGCGATGGCGCTCGCCCGGCTGTCCCGGGGCTTTCACTGGTGA
- a CDS encoding class F sortase, giving the protein MLAGFALGAATVLAVQLGSSVVASPPTAVVAGTALPAAGAAAPKAAPATQPPTSATPPPPTSTAPAAPAAQPSTPSPQPPGTVRLPAGGTATLVREDLGPNGELPIPADLGQATWWGAELDAAGGASVFAGHVNWRGATGPFAELWTARIGGAVTVVDRGGKTWRYRISQLLTVHKDDLPAQADDLFGQSGPHRVVLATCGGRWVGGSDGYEENRIVIAEPE; this is encoded by the coding sequence TTGCTCGCCGGGTTCGCGCTCGGGGCCGCCACCGTGCTCGCCGTACAACTGGGCTCCTCCGTGGTCGCCTCCCCGCCCACGGCCGTCGTGGCCGGCACAGCACTGCCCGCCGCGGGAGCCGCCGCTCCGAAGGCCGCTCCGGCCACCCAGCCACCCACCTCCGCCACACCACCACCGCCGACCAGCACCGCGCCGGCCGCTCCCGCCGCCCAGCCGTCGACGCCATCCCCGCAACCGCCCGGCACCGTCCGGCTGCCCGCGGGCGGCACCGCCACCCTCGTGCGCGAGGACCTCGGCCCGAACGGCGAACTCCCGATCCCCGCCGACCTCGGCCAAGCGACCTGGTGGGGCGCGGAACTCGACGCCGCGGGCGGGGCCAGCGTCTTCGCCGGGCACGTCAACTGGCGGGGCGCCACCGGGCCGTTCGCCGAGCTGTGGACCGCCCGGATCGGCGGGGCGGTGACCGTCGTGGACCGGGGTGGGAAGACCTGGCGCTACCGGATCTCCCAGCTGCTCACCGTGCACAAGGACGACCTGCCCGCGCAGGCGGACGACCTGTTCGGCCAGTCCGGGCCGCACCGGGTGGTGCTGGCGACCTGCGGCGGCCGCTGGGTCGGCGGTTCGGACGGCTACGAGGAGAACCGCATCGTCATCGCGGAGCCCGAATAA
- a CDS encoding MSCRAMM family protein, translating to MRWSTRPRASLRALTALVTAALLGALSVTAGAPAASAASQEGIGHRVGADPAPKPVWLGSYVVGGQQVFCVSFRLRAPDTDEQYKPGDELLTKWGTKLPADQAANISYLLLRYGGTKNADEATALAHLLHSWTAPSRTPADRDPSLPADKIAYDADGYLKAMSKESAAAVERLKKDAEANRGPWTASVTAPKGDQHVGEAAEWTTTVKNAQGKGVPDVAVKLTATDGTLGDPAGESAGNASPQAAAKNVTLKTGADGTVKVKLTPAGARPKLVASLSAPAARPYVRVPVDTAAQRVVSTGGEQELTAQGVATVAKPGTAQVTKTDANTGKGVGGAALRITGADKTSAALGADGKPLLGADGKPAVVTTDGATGGVSVGNLRAPQEICVVEASPPPGYTNAYDPRNPPSACGTVKPGETLALTVTNKPNEVPRAIPAGDAPIAQMRGAVETSYSVLGVAGVGLLALVGAGLVGFAARRASRR from the coding sequence ATGAGGTGGTCGACACGCCCGCGCGCGAGCCTCCGCGCGCTCACCGCCCTCGTCACCGCGGCGCTGCTCGGCGCGCTCTCCGTGACCGCCGGCGCGCCCGCCGCGTCGGCCGCGAGCCAGGAGGGCATCGGCCACCGGGTCGGCGCGGACCCGGCCCCGAAGCCGGTCTGGCTGGGGTCGTACGTCGTCGGCGGGCAGCAGGTGTTCTGCGTGAGCTTCCGGCTCCGCGCGCCCGACACCGACGAGCAGTACAAGCCCGGCGACGAGCTGCTCACGAAGTGGGGCACGAAGCTGCCCGCGGACCAGGCGGCGAACATCTCGTACCTGCTGCTGCGCTACGGCGGCACCAAGAACGCCGACGAGGCGACCGCGCTCGCGCACTTGCTGCATTCGTGGACCGCGCCGTCGCGCACCCCGGCCGACCGTGACCCGAGCCTGCCCGCGGACAAGATCGCCTACGACGCTGACGGATACCTGAAGGCGATGAGCAAGGAGTCGGCCGCCGCCGTCGAGCGGCTGAAGAAGGACGCCGAGGCCAACCGGGGGCCGTGGACCGCCTCGGTGACCGCGCCGAAGGGCGACCAGCACGTCGGCGAAGCGGCCGAGTGGACCACCACCGTGAAGAACGCCCAGGGCAAGGGGGTTCCGGACGTCGCGGTGAAGCTGACGGCGACCGACGGCACCCTGGGCGACCCGGCCGGCGAGAGCGCGGGCAACGCGAGCCCGCAGGCGGCCGCGAAGAACGTCACGCTGAAGACCGGCGCCGACGGCACCGTGAAGGTGAAGCTGACCCCGGCGGGTGCCCGGCCGAAGCTGGTGGCCTCGCTGTCCGCGCCGGCCGCCCGGCCCTACGTCCGGGTGCCGGTCGACACCGCGGCGCAGCGAGTGGTTTCCACCGGCGGCGAGCAGGAGCTGACCGCGCAGGGCGTCGCCACGGTCGCGAAGCCCGGCACGGCGCAGGTGACGAAGACCGACGCGAACACGGGCAAGGGCGTCGGCGGCGCGGCCCTGCGGATCACCGGGGCGGACAAGACGTCGGCGGCGCTCGGCGCGGACGGGAAGCCGCTCCTCGGCGCCGACGGCAAGCCCGCGGTGGTCACCACGGACGGCGCGACCGGCGGGGTGTCGGTCGGGAACCTCCGCGCGCCGCAGGAGATCTGCGTCGTGGAGGCGAGTCCGCCGCCGGGCTACACGAACGCGTACGACCCGCGGAACCCGCCGTCGGCGTGCGGCACGGTGAAGCCGGGCGAGACGCTCGCGCTGACCGTGACGAACAAGCCGAACGAGGTCCCGCGCGCGATCCCGGCGGGTGACGCGCCGATCGCGCAGATGCGGGGCGCGGTCGAGACGAGTTATTCGGTGCTGGGCGTGGCCGGTGTCGGGTTGCTGGCGCTGGTGGGTGCCGGTCTGGTCGGCTTCGCCGCGCGGCGTGCTTCGCGGAGGTAG